A single genomic interval of Halalkalibaculum roseum harbors:
- a CDS encoding F0F1 ATP synthase subunit C: MDTISIIGMVSIIMAGLTIAVGSIAPALGEGRALSQALNAIAQQPDETPSITRTLFVGLAMVESTAIYCFVVALIIIFANPFWDYVTGL; this comes from the coding sequence ATGGATACTATTAGCATAATTGGAATGGTTTCAATCATCATGGCAGGTCTCACGATAGCCGTCGGATCCATTGCCCCTGCCCTTGGAGAGGGTCGAGCATTATCGCAGGCGCTTAATGCTATAGCCCAACAGCCCGATGAAACACCCAGTATCACCCGGACACTCTTTGTGGGTTTGGCCATGGTAGAATCAACGGCGATCTACTGTTTCGTAGTTGCTTTAATCATAATCTTTGCGAATCCATTTTGGGATTACGTAACAGGACTATAA
- a CDS encoding F0F1 ATP synthase subunit A — MEFNIDDIIYWQEGFLKVNATLLNTWLVMLLLIVFSWVVTRKLTSGLNIRRGQALLESFVVLVLDQIREETHEEADKYLPFIGTLFLFIVVSNIIGVIPAIESPTASLSTAVALAICVFIAVPVFGISNRGFSGYLKHYIQPTPFMLPFNIIGELSRTLALAIRLFGNIMSGSLIIAILLSLSPLFFPVVMQAFGLLIGVIQAYVFAILALVYIASATRVQNLKQLEKQEG; from the coding sequence ATGGAATTCAATATTGATGATATTATTTATTGGCAGGAAGGTTTCCTGAAAGTGAATGCAACCCTTCTAAATACCTGGTTGGTAATGCTGTTGCTTATCGTTTTTTCCTGGGTTGTTACTAGGAAGTTGACATCCGGACTGAATATCAGGCGAGGACAGGCTTTGCTCGAATCATTTGTGGTGCTGGTGTTGGATCAAATCCGCGAAGAAACACATGAAGAAGCCGATAAGTACCTGCCATTTATCGGTACACTTTTCCTGTTCATTGTAGTTTCAAATATCATCGGTGTAATACCTGCCATAGAATCACCTACGGCATCACTTTCTACGGCTGTAGCTCTGGCCATCTGTGTATTTATCGCGGTGCCGGTCTTCGGTATTTCAAACCGGGGATTTTCCGGATATCTGAAGCATTACATTCAGCCCACGCCGTTTATGCTACCGTTTAACATTATCGGGGAACTTTCCCGAACACTCGCACTGGCTATCAGACTGTTTGGCAATATAATGAGCGGCAGTCTTATCATAGCCATTTTATTAAGCCTGAGTCCGCTTTTTTTTCCGGTTGTCATGCAAGCTTTCGGTCTGTTGATTGGGGTCATTCAGGCTTATGTCTTTGCCATTTTGGCTTTGGTATATATCGCCTCGGCAACACGAGTTCAAAACCTTAAACAGTTGGAAAAACAGGAAGGATAA